A genomic window from Lotus japonicus ecotype B-129 chromosome 1, LjGifu_v1.2 includes:
- the LOC130731495 gene encoding ABC transporter G family member 26 has protein sequence MENGREDEIEDMSMSPPSVGSMQIAGSNGFGHSMEFMSQAYLSNRYLDIGIKVEDSSLNQDPPLPVYLKFEDVEFKVRSRQASSNNTVKTMVSKVATKLHVEEDRYKKILKGITGSIGPGEILALMGPSGSGKTTLLRVVGGRLLDNVKGNVTYNDVPYNPAIKRRIGFVTQEDVLFPQLTVEETLIFSAFLRLPANMSKQQKYARVEIAIKELGLERCRHTKIGGGISGGERKRTSIGYEILVDPSLLLLDEPTSGLDSTSANRLLLTLQGLSKTGRTIITTIHQPSSRIFHMFDKLLLISEGCPIYYGKARDSMKYFSSLSFTPEIPMNPAEFLLDLATGQVKDISTPQDIFKDPESTEPSKVIKHLQLKYKDLLEPKEKEDNHGVAKTPEHLQLAIQVKKEWTLSWMEQFLILYKRTFRARCKEYFDKLRLVQALGIAFLLGLLWWKSSTNTEAELRDQVGLMFYICIFWTSSCIFGAVYVFPFEKVYLVKERKADMYRLSVYYASSTLCDMVAHVLYPTFFMIILYFMVGFKRTVTCFFLTLFAVLLIAITSQGAGELFGAAVMSIQRAGMVASLILMLFLLTGGYYVQHIPKFMQWLKYLSFLYYGFRLLLKVQYSGDQLYECESKEGCKTLQSSPSFDTVNLKGGLTEVWVLLAMALCFRVLAYYCLRRRIDICN, from the exons ATGGAAAATGGAAGAGAGGATGAGATTGAAGACATGTCAATGTCACCCCCATCCGTGGGCTCCATGCAGATTGCAGGGAGCAATGGCTTTGGTCACAGCATGGAGTTCATGTCTCAGGCATACCTTTCAAATAGATACTTGGACATTGGCATCAAAGTTGAGGACTCTAGTTTGAACCAAGATCCCCCATTACCAGTATATCTGAAG TTTGAAGATGTAGAGTTTAAAGTGAGAAGTAGACAAGCATCTTCTAATAACACTGTGAAGACAATGGTGTCAAAGGTGGCCACAAAACTCCACGTGGAAGAAGATAGATACAAGAAAATTTTAAAGGGTATCACAGGAAGCATTGGCCCTGGTGAAATTCTTGCTTTGATGGGTCCTTCTGGTAGTGGGAAGACAACCTTGTTAAGAGTTGTAGGAGGAAGGTTACTTGACAATGTAAAGGGAAATGTAACTTATAATGATGTTCCATATAATCCAGCTATCAAGAGAAG GATTGGATTTGTGACACAAGAGGATGTTCTTTTCCCACAACTTACAGTAGAAGAAACATTGATCTTTTCAGCATTCTTAAGGCTACCAGCCAACATGAGCAAGCAACAAAAATATGCAAGAGTGGAGATTGCTATCAAGGAGCTAGGCCTTGAAAG ATGTCGCCACACAAAAATTGGTGGAGGCATATCAGGaggagaaaggaagagaacCAGCATAGGCTATGAAATTCTTGTTGATCCTTCACTGCTGCTACTTGATGAGCCAACTTCAGGTCTTGATTCAACCTCAGCAAACAGACTCCTCCTCACTCTTCAGGGACTTTCCAAG ACCGGAAGGACTATAATCACAACAATCCACCAGCCATCCAGCAGAATCTTTCACATGTTTGACAAACTTCTTCTGATATCAGAAGGATGTCCCATTTACTATGGGAAGGCAAGAGATTCAATGAAGTACTTTTCATCCTTGAGCTTCACCCCAGAAATCCCAATGAATCCTGCAGAATTTTTGCTTGACTTAGCAACCGGACAAGTGAAAGATATAAGTACTCCACAAGATATTTTCAAAGATCCAGAATCTACAGAGCCTTCAAAAGTTATCAAA CATCTACAACTCAAGTATAAAGACTTACTAGAgccaaaagaaaaggaagacaaTCATGGAGTGGCAAAGACACCAGAACATCTTCAACTAGCCATTCAAGTTAAAAAGGAGTGGACATTGAGTTGGATGGAACAATTCCTTATTCTTTACAAGAGAACATTCAGAGCAAGATGCAAGGAATATTTTGATAAACTAAGACTAGTTCAAGCACTTGGAATTGCATTCTTGTTGGGACTACTTTGGTGGAAATCTTCAACCAATACAGAGGCTGAACTCAGAGATCAG GTTGGTTTAATGTTCTATATCTGTATATTTTGGACATCTTCATGCATTTTTGGAGCAGTCTATGTCTTTCCATTTGAAAAGGTCTACTTGGTAAAAGAAAGGAAAGCAGACATGTACAGACTAAGTGTATACTATGCAAGCAGCACTCTGTGTGATATGGTGGCACATGTTCTGTATCCTACTTTCTTCATGATTATCTTGTACTTCATGGTTGGCTTTAAGAGGACTGTCACTTGCTTCTTCCTCACTTTGTTCGCCGTGCTACTTATAGCTATAACAAGTCAA GGGGCAGGAGAACTATTTGGAGCTGCAGTTATGAGCATTCAAAGAGCAGGGATGGTTGCTTCTTTGATACTAATGTTATTCCTTCTAACAGGTGGCTACTATGTTCAG CACATACCAAAGTTTATGCAGTGGTTGAAGTACTTGTCATTCTTGTACTATGGGTTCAGGCTTCTTCTAAAAGTGCAGTATTCAGGGGACCAACTATATGAGTGTGAGAGCAAGGAAGGGTGCAAGACCCTGCAGAGTTCACCTTCATTTGACACTGTGAACTTGAAAGGAGGCTTAACTGAAGTTTGGGTTCTGTTAGCCATGGCTCTATGCTTCCGAGTGCTTGCTTACTACTGTCTCCGCAGAAGAATTGACATTTGCAATTAA